The DNA segment GGCCGCCAGCATGCTGAACGCGATGCCCCAGCCGAAGCGACTCGCGACCTCCATTGCGATCCAGATCGAGAATGCCGTCAGCAGAAAGCCTAGCGACGTCTGCAGCGTGAGCGCGGTGCCGACTGCGTGCGCCGGCGCGACTTCCGTTACCAGGGCGGAGAACTGCGCGGAGTCCGCAACGATCGCGAATCCCCACACGATCGCGACGGCGACGATGACTGCCAGTGGTGCGTCGATCATCCAGCCGACGAGCAGCGAGCACGTTCCGCTCATTGCCATGGACCAGATCGTGACGCGCTCGCGCCCCATTCGGTCGGCGAATGAGCCGGCCAGCACGGAGCCCAGCCCCCCTGCAGCAATCACGACGAATGCGACGATGCCGGCGCGCGCGACGCTTGCTGCCGCTGTCACCCCCTGTGCCGTGAATACGTCAAAGAAGTAGACGGCGACGAGCGACCACATCGCGTACAGCTCCCACATGTGGCCGAGGTAGCCGCCGATCGCGAGTCGCGTGGGCCGGTCCCGCAGCACGGTACCGACCAGGTGCAGCGAGAAGCGGCGCTGCGGGAACGCGTACGGACCGTCGCGATAGGCCAGCGCGATGAGCGCCGCCGCCACGAGCGCGCCGATCGAGGACGTCGCCACGACCCACTGCCAGTCCATGCCGGGCAGTGCGCTCGAGAGGTATGGCATGGCCTTGCCGATCGTGAGCGCGCCGACGACGGTGCCGATCGCGAGGCCGCGAGCGGAGCGGAACCACGTCGCGGCCATCTTCATCGCCGGTGGATATACGCCGGCGAGAAAGAAGCCGGTGAATGCGCGCGTGACCAGGGCGGCACCATACCCCGGCGCGACGAGCAGTGCGGCATTGGCGAGCGCGGCGAGCACGGCCGACACCGCCAGGTATCGCCGGGCAGGCAGCACGTCGGCGAGGTTG comes from the Longimicrobiales bacterium genome and includes:
- a CDS encoding MFS transporter, coding for MATSTTTRPSSSRDADAHRWTILALLSVAELLGMSLWFTAGATAPALSARWQLDAGASAMLTTVVQLGFVLGTATAALLNLADVLPARRYLAVSAVLAALANAALLVAPGYGAALVTRAFTGFFLAGVYPPAMKMAATWFRSARGLAIGTVVGALTIGKAMPYLSSALPGMDWQWVVATSSIGALVAAALIALAYRDGPYAFPQRRFSLHLVGTVLRDRPTRLAIGGYLGHMWELYAMWSLVAVYFFDVFTAQGVTAAASVARAGIVAFVVIAAGGLGSVLAGSFADRMGRERVTIWSMAMSGTCSLLVGWMIDAPLAVIVAVAIVWGFAIVADSAQFSALVTEVAPAHAVGTALTLQTSLGFLLTAFSIWIAMEVASRFGWGIAFSMLAAGPALGILAMARLRTLRASRN